A single window of Nocardioides kongjuensis DNA harbors:
- a CDS encoding globin, with protein MTTGSDETSFYDEIGGFETFRRIVATFYEGVAADEVLRPMYPEADLGPAEERFLLFLVQYWGGPTTYSENRGHPRLRMRHAPFAVDVEARDRWLGHFRAGLDSVGLTPEQDARFWEYVTHAATFMVNTPG; from the coding sequence GTGACCACGGGGAGCGACGAGACGAGCTTCTACGACGAGATCGGCGGCTTCGAGACCTTCCGCCGGATCGTCGCGACCTTCTACGAGGGCGTGGCCGCCGACGAGGTGCTGCGCCCGATGTACCCCGAGGCGGACCTCGGGCCGGCCGAGGAGCGCTTCCTGCTGTTCCTCGTCCAGTACTGGGGCGGCCCGACGACGTACTCGGAGAACCGCGGCCACCCGCGACTGCGGATGCGGCACGCGCCGTTCGCGGTCGACGTCGAGGCGCGCGACCGCTGGCTCGGCCACTTCCGGGCGGGGCTGGACAGCGTGGGCCTCACGCCCGAGCAGGACGCGCGGTTCTGGGAGTACGTCACCCACGCGGCGACGTTCATGGTGAACACACCGGGTTGA
- the pepN gene encoding aminopeptidase N: MPGTNLTRDEAATRAALVDVTSYVIDLDLSAATQEGVETFGSTTTLTFSCRQPGSATFADLVDATIHEITLNGAPLDPATAYVDSRIALPDLQAENVLVVKAECTYSHTGEGLHHFVDPADGKVYLYSQFEVPDARRVYTTFEQPDLKAPFTFNVTAPAHWKVVSNAATPEPTPVSDGVAVWNFPATKPMSTYITAVVAGDYHEVQDVYEGAHGTIPLGHYCRQSLKEYLERDREEIVTLTKQGFAFFEEAFGYPYPFGKYDQLYVPEYNMGAMENAGCVTLRDEYLPRSRQPRSFYEFRASVILHEMAHMWFGDLVTMKWWDDLWLNESFAEWACYHAEALATSYDDAWTGFTNARKQTGYRADSLPSTHPIAADNVDLHAVEVNFDMITYAKGAAVLKQLVAWVGLDPFLAGLKQYFHDHAFGNTEFSDLLTALEKASGRELTGWAQEWLQTAGTNTLSPSFELAADGTYASFAIDQAAPADHPTLRRHRVGIGFYNSSQEGRLVRTDYVEVDVVGARTELADLVGKAQPELLLLNDQDLAFAKIRLDERSQATAIARLSDLDDSLARALVWSAAWDMTRDAELSATDFVELVLGNIGQETDAWGVSRIPVYAAQAVALYSDPARRPELAARWEQGLRGLLAAAEPGTDHQLTFARGYAAAASSEGAIAEVEAILDGSLTFEGLAVDQDLRWALLTALARVGRADDARIDTELAQDNTISGQEKSAAARAAQGTAEAKERAWTQALLDPSVPNETQRSVVLAFWQAGQEAVLAPYVERYLAEVAGAWDRLGSHKASVALEHIFPRLIATQATLDAVDAWLAANADAVNPGAIRYVREGRADVARAIAAQACDADKLVE; encoded by the coding sequence ATGCCCGGCACCAACCTCACCCGCGACGAGGCGGCTACCCGCGCCGCCCTCGTCGACGTGACGTCCTACGTGATCGACCTCGACCTCTCCGCAGCGACGCAGGAGGGCGTGGAGACCTTCGGGTCCACCACCACGCTGACCTTCTCCTGCCGCCAGCCCGGATCGGCCACCTTCGCCGACCTGGTCGACGCGACGATCCACGAGATCACCCTCAACGGCGCTCCGCTCGACCCCGCCACGGCGTACGTCGACAGCCGGATCGCGCTGCCCGACCTGCAGGCCGAGAACGTGCTCGTCGTCAAGGCCGAGTGCACCTACTCGCACACCGGCGAGGGTCTCCACCACTTCGTGGACCCGGCCGACGGCAAGGTCTACCTCTACTCGCAGTTCGAGGTCCCCGACGCCCGCCGCGTCTACACGACCTTCGAGCAGCCCGACCTCAAGGCGCCGTTCACGTTCAACGTGACCGCTCCCGCGCACTGGAAGGTCGTCTCGAACGCCGCGACCCCCGAGCCCACCCCGGTCTCCGACGGTGTCGCGGTCTGGAACTTCCCCGCGACCAAGCCGATGTCGACCTACATCACCGCGGTCGTCGCCGGTGACTACCACGAGGTGCAGGACGTCTACGAGGGCGCCCACGGCACCATCCCGCTCGGCCACTACTGCCGCCAGTCGCTCAAGGAGTACCTCGAGCGCGACCGCGAGGAGATCGTCACCCTGACCAAGCAGGGCTTCGCGTTCTTCGAGGAGGCCTTCGGCTACCCGTACCCGTTCGGCAAGTACGACCAGCTCTACGTGCCGGAGTACAACATGGGCGCGATGGAGAACGCCGGTTGCGTGACCCTGCGCGACGAGTACCTCCCCCGCTCGCGCCAGCCGCGCTCGTTCTACGAGTTCCGCGCCTCGGTCATCCTGCACGAGATGGCCCACATGTGGTTCGGCGACCTCGTGACCATGAAGTGGTGGGACGACCTGTGGCTCAACGAGTCGTTCGCCGAGTGGGCCTGCTACCACGCCGAGGCCCTCGCCACGTCGTACGACGACGCCTGGACCGGCTTCACCAACGCCCGCAAGCAGACCGGCTACCGCGCCGACTCGCTGCCCTCGACGCACCCGATCGCGGCCGACAACGTCGACCTGCACGCGGTCGAGGTCAACTTCGACATGATCACCTACGCCAAGGGCGCGGCGGTGCTCAAGCAGCTCGTCGCCTGGGTCGGCCTCGACCCGTTCCTGGCCGGGCTCAAGCAGTACTTCCACGACCACGCGTTCGGCAACACGGAGTTCTCTGACCTGCTGACGGCGCTCGAGAAGGCGTCCGGGCGCGAGCTGACCGGCTGGGCCCAGGAGTGGCTGCAGACCGCCGGCACCAACACCCTCTCCCCCAGCTTCGAGCTCGCCGCCGACGGCACCTACGCGTCCTTCGCGATCGACCAGGCCGCGCCGGCCGACCACCCGACGCTGCGCCGGCACCGGGTCGGCATCGGCTTCTACAACAGCTCGCAGGAGGGCCGCCTGGTCCGCACCGACTACGTCGAGGTCGACGTAGTCGGTGCGCGCACCGAGCTGGCCGACCTGGTCGGCAAGGCGCAGCCCGAGCTGTTGCTGCTCAACGACCAGGACCTGGCGTTCGCCAAGATCCGCCTCGACGAGCGCTCGCAGGCCACCGCGATCGCCCGCCTGTCCGACCTCGACGACTCGCTGGCCCGCGCGCTGGTCTGGAGCGCCGCCTGGGACATGACCCGCGACGCCGAGCTGTCGGCCACCGACTTCGTCGAGCTCGTCCTCGGCAACATCGGCCAGGAGACCGACGCCTGGGGCGTGAGCCGGATCCCCGTCTACGCCGCCCAGGCGGTCGCCCTCTACAGCGACCCGGCGCGTCGTCCCGAGCTCGCGGCGCGGTGGGAGCAGGGCCTGCGCGGCCTGCTCGCCGCGGCCGAGCCCGGCACCGACCACCAGCTGACCTTCGCGCGCGGGTACGCCGCGGCGGCCAGCAGCGAGGGCGCGATCGCCGAGGTCGAGGCGATCCTCGACGGCTCGCTGACCTTCGAGGGCCTCGCCGTCGACCAGGACCTGCGTTGGGCGCTGCTCACCGCACTGGCCCGCGTCGGCCGGGCAGACGACGCCCGCATCGACACCGAGCTGGCGCAGGACAACACCATCTCCGGCCAGGAGAAGTCCGCCGCCGCCCGCGCCGCCCAGGGCACCGCCGAGGCCAAGGAGCGGGCCTGGACCCAGGCGCTGCTCGACCCGTCGGTCCCCAACGAGACCCAGCGCAGCGTCGTGCTCGCGTTCTGGCAGGCCGGCCAGGAGGCCGTGCTCGCGCCGTACGTCGAGCGCTACCTCGCCGAGGTCGCCGGCGCCTGGGACCGCCTCGGCAGCCACAAGGCCTCGGTCGCGCTGGAGCACATCTTCCCGCGCCTGATCGCCACGCAGGCCACGCTGGACGCCGTCGACGCCTGGCTGGCCGCCAACGCCGACGCGGTCAACCCCGGCGCCATCCGCTACGTGCGCGAGGGCCGTGCCGATGTCGCCCGGGCGATCGCCGCGCAGGCCTGCGACGCCGACAAGCTCGTCGAGTAG
- a CDS encoding mechanosensitive ion channel family protein: MPVLPLSIAAPTSPCADGETVCDLTWDVTGNRRLAEWSDVIIGKPLAIIGLVLLGIVARWLLHRVVDRIARRAERGVLPERVESAVTARRKQRAATMAGVLKSIITFVVVAIVGTMVLSEVGVDIAPIIASAGIIGIALGFGAQSLVKDFLAGIFIFIEDQYGVGDVVDVGDASGTVEAVTLRMTRLRDIEGTVWYVPNGEIVRVGNKSQNWSRAVVDVRVGYDEDLARVQRILREVAHDLWEDDEYSHVVIEEPEVTGVELMEPDSVTIRVMVKTAPLEQWGVARALRQRIKARFDHEGIKVPFAQRVVWHREDRDRDAQQEKQRDGAARSGSTADEG; this comes from the coding sequence ATGCCAGTCCTCCCTCTGTCGATCGCTGCCCCGACCAGTCCGTGCGCCGACGGCGAGACGGTCTGCGACCTGACCTGGGACGTCACCGGGAACCGCCGTCTCGCGGAGTGGTCCGACGTCATCATCGGCAAGCCGCTCGCGATCATCGGCCTGGTCCTGCTCGGCATCGTGGCCCGCTGGCTGCTCCACCGGGTGGTCGACCGGATCGCACGGCGGGCCGAGCGGGGCGTGCTGCCCGAGCGGGTCGAGAGCGCCGTGACCGCCCGGCGCAAGCAGCGGGCGGCGACGATGGCCGGCGTCCTGAAGAGCATCATCACGTTCGTCGTGGTGGCCATCGTCGGCACGATGGTGCTCAGCGAGGTCGGCGTCGACATCGCGCCCATCATCGCCAGCGCCGGCATCATCGGCATCGCGCTGGGCTTCGGCGCCCAGTCGCTGGTCAAGGACTTCCTCGCCGGCATCTTCATCTTCATCGAGGACCAGTACGGCGTCGGCGACGTCGTCGACGTGGGCGATGCCAGCGGCACGGTCGAGGCGGTGACCCTGCGGATGACCAGGCTGCGCGACATCGAGGGCACGGTCTGGTACGTCCCCAACGGCGAGATCGTGCGGGTCGGCAACAAGAGCCAGAACTGGTCGCGTGCCGTGGTCGACGTGCGGGTCGGGTACGACGAGGACCTGGCCCGCGTGCAGCGGATCCTGCGCGAGGTCGCCCACGACCTGTGGGAGGACGACGAGTACAGCCACGTCGTGATCGAGGAGCCCGAGGTGACCGGCGTCGAGCTGATGGAGCCCGACTCGGTCACGATCCGGGTGATGGTCAAGACCGCACCCCTCGAGCAGTGGGGCGTGGCGCGGGCGCTGCGCCAGCGGATCAAGGCGCGCTTCGACCACGAGGGCATCAAGGTCCCCTTCGCCCAGCGCGTGGTCTGGCACCGCGAGGACCGCGACCGCGACGCCCAGCAGGAGAAGCAGAGGGACGGGGCCGCCCGCAGCGGCAGCACCGCCGACGAGGGATGA
- a CDS encoding DUF5130 family protein, whose translation MSTTALTASQRAALDVTIRNAEQLCRAEISVFVGAASGQPRDFATSLHNTLVLPSRSILIMVDPDRRVVEVVTGGHARERFTDEESAQVVAAMTERFAAGDLAGGLTRGIELLGELAKD comes from the coding sequence ATGAGCACCACCGCCCTGACGGCGTCCCAGCGGGCCGCCCTCGACGTCACGATCCGCAACGCCGAGCAGCTGTGCCGCGCCGAGATCTCGGTCTTCGTCGGCGCTGCGAGCGGCCAGCCCCGCGACTTCGCCACCAGCCTGCACAACACCCTCGTGCTGCCCTCGCGCAGCATCCTGATCATGGTCGACCCCGACCGCCGTGTCGTCGAGGTCGTCACCGGCGGCCACGCCCGCGAGCGCTTCACCGACGAGGAGTCGGCGCAGGTGGTCGCCGCGATGACCGAGCGCTTCGCCGCGGGCGACCTGGCCGGTGGCCTGACCCGCGGCATCGAGCTGCTGGGCGAGCTCGCCAAGGACTGA